A stretch of Candidatus Sphingomonas phytovorans DNA encodes these proteins:
- the rpoC gene encoding DNA-directed RNA polymerase subunit beta' produces MNELTNFANPVAKPETFDQIQIGIASPERIRSWSFGEIKKPETINYRTFKPERDGLFCARIFGPIKDYECLCGKYKRMKYKGIVCEKCGVEVTVSKVRRERMGHIELAAPVAHIWFLKSLPSRIGLLLDMQLKQLERVLYFEAYIVIEPGLTPLEKYQLLTEDELLDAQDEYGEDAFSAGIGAEAVRIMLESLDLEGERKDLLEELAVTKSELKPKKIIKRLKVVESFIDSGNRPEWMILEVVPVIPPELRPLVPLDGGRFATSDLNDLYRRVINRNNRLKRLMELRAPDIIVRNEKRMLQEAVDALFDNGRRGRTITGANKRPLKSLSDMLKGKQGRFRQNLLGKRVDYSGRSVIVTGPELKLHQCGLPKKMALELFKPFIYARLDAKGLSMTLKQAKKWVEKERKEVWDILDEVIREHPVMLNRAPTLHRLGIQAFEPVLIEGKAIQLHPLVCSAFNADFDGDQMAVHVPLSLEAQLEARVLMMSTNNILSPANGKPIIVPSQDMVLGLYYLSMMKEDEPGQGMMISDMQEVHQAIEAGAVTLHTKIISRVPQTDEAGNQYLKRYETTPGRMLLGECLPKSSKVPFDTVNRLLTKKDVGDVIDEVYRHTGQKETVLFADAIMALGFKHAFKAGISFGKDDMIIPDAKVPLVDETRALVKDFEQQYQDGLITQQEKYNKVIDAWSRCGDQVANAMMDEIKSVKKLANGREAPINSIYMMAHSGARGSQAQIKQLAGMRGLMAKPSGEIIETPIISNFKEGLTVLEYFNSTHGARKGLADTALKTANSGYLTRRLVDVSQDCVIIENDCGTERALEMRAIVQGGSTIASLGERILGRTTAEDIVDTKTGEIVIPSGTLLDEPMVAKIEAIGTQSCKIRSPLVCETKIGVCGKCYGRDLARGTPVNIGEAVGVIAAQSIGEPGTQLTMRTFHIGGAAQLNEQSNLEAVADGTMEYRDLRIIMDQRGRRVVLSRSGEVAIVDADGRERAVHRIPYGAYVLFDDGHIVSKGDRMAEWDPFTMPVITENPGVVKYVDLVEGKTLTEQADEATGISQRVVTEYRAATKSKEDLRPRLTLLDSGSGEAGRYMLAPGATLSVEDGAQVQGGDVLARVSREAAKTRDITGGLPRVAELFEARKPKENAIIAKVSGRVVFGKDYKAKRKIGIQPEDGSEVVEYLVPKSKVIDVQEGDYVKRGDNLIGGSPDPHDILEVLGIEPLAEYLVSEIQEVYRLQGVKINDKHIEVIVRQMLQKVEITDGGDTTLLAGEQVDRDEMDDINSKIAKNQTPAQGKPVLLGITKASLQTRSFISAASFQETTRVLTEAAVQGKQDTLIGLKENVIVGRLIPAGTGAGMNRLRVAASSRDAALRVQQRRLQEVLVAPNSAAEEHAAELARDVRDDTGSDALASVTPSGHGTDEDAGEYLNS; encoded by the coding sequence ATGAACGAACTGACCAACTTCGCCAATCCGGTGGCCAAGCCGGAGACCTTCGACCAGATCCAGATCGGGATCGCCTCGCCAGAGCGCATCCGGTCCTGGTCGTTCGGCGAGATCAAGAAGCCCGAGACCATCAACTATCGCACGTTCAAGCCCGAGCGTGACGGCCTGTTCTGCGCGCGCATCTTCGGTCCGATCAAGGACTACGAGTGCCTGTGCGGCAAGTACAAGCGCATGAAGTACAAGGGCATCGTCTGCGAGAAGTGCGGCGTCGAGGTCACCGTCTCGAAGGTCCGGCGCGAGCGCATGGGCCATATCGAGCTCGCTGCCCCGGTCGCGCACATCTGGTTCCTGAAGTCGCTGCCGTCGCGCATCGGCCTGCTGCTCGACATGCAGCTCAAGCAGCTCGAGCGCGTGCTGTACTTCGAGGCCTATATCGTGATCGAGCCGGGCCTCACCCCGCTCGAGAAGTACCAGCTCCTCACCGAGGACGAGCTGCTCGACGCGCAGGATGAATATGGCGAGGACGCGTTCTCGGCCGGCATCGGCGCCGAGGCGGTCCGCATCATGCTCGAGAGCCTGGACCTCGAAGGCGAGCGCAAGGACCTGCTCGAAGAGCTGGCGGTCACCAAGTCCGAGCTGAAGCCGAAGAAGATCATCAAGCGCCTGAAGGTCGTCGAGAGCTTCATCGATTCCGGCAATCGCCCTGAATGGATGATCCTCGAGGTCGTTCCGGTCATCCCGCCCGAGCTGCGCCCGCTGGTGCCGCTTGACGGCGGCCGCTTCGCGACGTCGGATCTGAACGATCTGTATCGCCGCGTGATCAACCGTAACAACCGCCTGAAGCGCCTGATGGAGCTGCGTGCGCCGGACATCATCGTCCGCAACGAAAAGCGCATGCTTCAGGAAGCGGTCGACGCGCTGTTCGACAACGGCCGCCGCGGCCGCACGATCACCGGCGCCAACAAGCGTCCGCTGAAGTCGCTGTCCGACATGCTCAAGGGCAAGCAGGGCCGCTTCCGCCAGAACCTGCTCGGCAAGCGCGTCGACTATTCGGGCCGCTCGGTCATCGTGACCGGTCCGGAACTCAAGTTGCACCAGTGCGGCCTGCCGAAGAAGATGGCGCTCGAGCTGTTCAAGCCGTTCATCTACGCCCGCCTCGACGCCAAGGGTCTCTCCATGACCCTGAAGCAGGCCAAGAAGTGGGTCGAGAAGGAGCGCAAGGAAGTCTGGGACATTCTCGACGAAGTCATTCGCGAGCACCCGGTCATGCTGAACCGCGCGCCGACGCTTCACCGTCTGGGCATCCAGGCGTTCGAGCCGGTGCTGATCGAGGGCAAGGCGATCCAGCTTCACCCGCTGGTCTGCTCGGCCTTCAACGCCGACTTCGACGGTGACCAGATGGCCGTGCACGTCCCGCTGAGCCTCGAGGCCCAGCTTGAAGCGCGCGTGCTGATGATGTCGACCAACAACATCCTGTCGCCCGCGAACGGCAAGCCGATCATCGTGCCGTCGCAGGACATGGTGCTGGGTCTGTATTACCTGTCGATGATGAAGGAGGACGAGCCCGGCCAGGGCATGATGATCTCCGACATGCAGGAGGTCCATCAGGCGATCGAGGCTGGCGCGGTGACGCTCCACACCAAGATCATCAGCCGCGTTCCGCAGACCGACGAGGCCGGCAACCAGTATCTCAAGCGCTACGAGACCACCCCGGGCCGCATGCTGCTCGGCGAGTGCCTGCCGAAGAGCTCGAAGGTGCCGTTCGACACCGTCAACCGCCTCCTCACCAAGAAGGACGTTGGCGACGTGATCGACGAGGTCTATCGCCACACCGGCCAGAAGGAGACCGTGCTGTTCGCCGACGCGATCATGGCGCTCGGCTTCAAGCACGCGTTCAAGGCGGGCATCTCGTTCGGCAAGGACGACATGATCATTCCGGACGCGAAGGTGCCGCTGGTCGACGAGACCCGCGCCCTCGTGAAGGATTTCGAGCAGCAGTATCAGGACGGCCTGATCACGCAGCAGGAGAAGTACAACAAGGTGATCGACGCCTGGAGCCGTTGCGGTGACCAGGTGGCGAACGCCATGATGGACGAGATCAAGTCGGTGAAGAAGCTGGCCAATGGCCGCGAAGCCCCGATCAACTCGATCTACATGATGGCCCACTCCGGTGCCCGCGGTTCGCAGGCCCAGATCAAGCAGCTTGCCGGCATGCGCGGCCTGATGGCCAAGCCGTCGGGCGAGATCATCGAAACGCCCATCATCTCGAACTTCAAGGAAGGCCTGACCGTCCTTGAATATTTCAACTCCACCCACGGCGCCCGCAAGGGTCTCGCGGACACGGCGTTGAAGACCGCGAACTCGGGCTACCTGACCCGCCGTCTGGTCGATGTTTCGCAGGATTGCGTCATCATCGAGAATGATTGCGGTACGGAGCGTGCGCTTGAAATGCGCGCGATCGTCCAGGGCGGCTCGACCATCGCATCGCTCGGTGAGCGCATCCTCGGTCGCACGACCGCGGAAGACATCGTCGACACCAAGACCGGCGAGATCGTGATCCCATCGGGCACCCTGCTCGACGAGCCGATGGTTGCGAAGATCGAGGCGATCGGCACCCAGTCGTGCAAGATCCGTTCGCCGCTGGTCTGCGAGACCAAGATCGGTGTCTGCGGCAAGTGCTACGGGCGCGATCTGGCCCGCGGTACGCCGGTCAACATCGGTGAAGCTGTCGGCGTCATCGCGGCGCAGTCGATCGGTGAGCCGGGTACCCAGCTGACGATGCGTACCTTCCACATCGGCGGCGCGGCACAGCTCAACGAGCAGTCGAACCTCGAGGCGGTTGCCGACGGCACGATGGAATATCGCGACCTTCGCATCATCATGGATCAGCGCGGCCGCCGCGTCGTGCTGAGCCGTTCGGGCGAAGTCGCGATCGTCGATGCCGATGGGCGCGAGCGTGCGGTGCACCGTATTCCGTACGGCGCCTATGTCCTGTTCGACGATGGTCACATCGTGTCGAAGGGCGACCGGATGGCCGAATGGGATCCGTTCACCATGCCGGTGATCACGGAAAACCCCGGTGTCGTGAAATATGTCGACCTGGTCGAGGGCAAGACCCTGACCGAGCAGGCGGACGAAGCGACCGGCATCTCGCAGCGCGTCGTCACCGAATATCGCGCCGCGACCAAGTCAAAGGAGGATCTGCGTCCGCGCCTGACCCTGCTCGACTCGGGTTCGGGTGAAGCCGGCCGCTACATGCTCGCACCGGGCGCAACGCTCTCGGTCGAGGACGGTGCTCAGGTCCAGGGCGGCGACGTTCTGGCCCGTGTCTCTCGCGAAGCCGCGAAGACGCGTGACATCACCGGCGGTCTGCCGCGCGTCGCGGAACTGTTCGAGGCTCGCAAGCCCAAGGAAAACGCGATCATCGCGAAGGTTTCGGGCCGCGTCGTGTTCGGCAAGGACTACAAGGCCAAGCGCAAGATCGGCATTCAGCCCGAGGACGGCAGCGAGGTCGTGGAGTATCTGGTGCCGAAGTCGAAGGTGATCGACGTCCAGGAAGGCGACTACGTCAAGCGTGGCGACAACCTGATCGGCGGCTCGCCCGATCCGCACGACATTCTCGAGGTGCTCGGCATCGAGCCGCTCGCTGAATATCTCGTGTCGGAAATCCAGGAGGTCTATCGTCTCCAGGGCGTGAAGATCAACGACAAGCACATCGAGGTGATCGTTCGCCAGATGCTGCAGAAGGTCGAGATCACCGACGGCGGCGACACCACGCTGCTCGCCGGCGAGCAGGTCGATCGCGACGAGATGGACGACATCAACTCGAAGATCGCCAAGAACCAGACCCCTGCACAGGGCAAGCCGGTTCTGCTCGGCATCACCAAGGCGTCGCTGCAGACCCGCAGCTTCATCTCGGCGGCGTCGTTCCAGGAGACCACCCGCGTCCTCACCGAGGCTGCGGTCCAGGGCAAGCAGGACACGCTGATCGGCCTCAAGGAGAACGTCATCGTCGGCCGCCTCATCCCGGCGGGCACCGGCGCTGGCATGAACCGCCTGCGTGTTGCGGCCTCCAGCCGCGATGCCGCACTGCGCGTCCAGCAGCGTCGCCTGCAGGAAGTGCTCGTGGCCCCGAATTCGGCGGCGGAAGAGCATGCGGCTGAACTGGCGCGTGACGTGCGCGACGACACGGGCAGCGATGCCCTGGCGTCGGTCACGCCCTCGGGTCACGGCACCGACGAGGATGCCGGCGAGTATCTGAACAGCTGA
- a CDS encoding DUF2846 domain-containing protein → MKVRIASFLFVGGLSLAATSLPAQEAQQAPLVTKAGPIPAPQPGKGQIIFYRPGSMMGMALGCTVHEGDAEIARLGSGKYWVHNAEPGKHTYNTEAENKDTLNLEIEPDETYYVKCKIGMGIVAGRPNISPSDRAEFAKKAKGLNLWKPKGD, encoded by the coding sequence ATGAAAGTTCGTATTGCTTCTTTCCTTTTCGTGGGGGGGCTTTCGCTTGCCGCCACGTCCCTGCCGGCACAGGAAGCGCAGCAGGCGCCCCTGGTCACCAAGGCGGGGCCGATCCCGGCGCCGCAGCCCGGCAAGGGTCAGATCATCTTCTACCGGCCGGGGTCGATGATGGGCATGGCGCTGGGCTGCACCGTGCATGAAGGCGATGCCGAAATCGCGCGCCTCGGCTCAGGCAAATACTGGGTGCACAATGCCGAACCCGGCAAGCACACCTACAACACCGAAGCCGAGAACAAGGACACGCTCAATCTCGAGATCGAGCCCGACGAGACCTATTATGTGAAGTGCAAGATCGGCATGGGCATCGTCGCCGGTCGTCCCAATATCTCGCCGTCCGATCGCGCTGAATTCGCGAAGAAGGCGAAGGGCCTGAATCTCTGGAAGCCGAAGGGCGACTGA